A portion of the Deltaproteobacteria bacterium genome contains these proteins:
- a CDS encoding gluconokinase gives MDPAAYPERPGSVSFTETHISLVFFTGAHAYKVKKPVNFGFLDFTTLDKRKHFCQLELNLNRRLSRDIYLAVVPIRKKGGRVVIDGEGRTVEYAVKMKQIPEDLLMDRLLDRGMISREMVERVADRLVDFYGKTETNERIQSFARPNRLRQDTDENFEQTEKYIGTTVSGRQFREIRGATDSFLERNRQVFLQRIREGRIRDCHGDLRLEHVFFGQEISILDCIEFNERFRYIDIAADIGFLAMDLDYRGRGDLSRVLIDRYVNRFGDPGIYRVLDFYKCYRAYVRGKVESFTLDDPHVDTGEKERALDRALEYFRLSHQYAGMLS, from the coding sequence ATGGATCCTGCTGCCTATCCTGAGCGACCCGGCTCTGTAAGCTTTACGGAAACCCACATCTCCCTGGTCTTCTTTACCGGCGCTCATGCGTACAAGGTCAAGAAGCCTGTCAACTTCGGGTTCCTCGACTTTACGACTCTGGATAAGAGAAAACACTTCTGCCAATTGGAGCTGAACCTGAACAGGAGGCTTTCAAGGGATATCTATCTCGCCGTGGTGCCCATAAGAAAGAAGGGTGGAAGGGTTGTAATCGACGGCGAGGGCCGCACCGTCGAATATGCCGTAAAGATGAAGCAGATACCGGAAGATCTCCTTATGGACAGGCTCCTGGACCGAGGAATGATCAGTCGGGAGATGGTGGAGAGGGTCGCTGACAGATTGGTTGATTTCTATGGCAAGACAGAGACCAATGAGAGAATCCAGAGCTTTGCAAGGCCGAATCGGCTGAGGCAGGACACGGATGAGAATTTTGAACAGACGGAAAAGTACATCGGTACCACCGTCTCTGGAAGGCAGTTCCGGGAGATTCGAGGGGCTACCGATTCCTTCTTGGAGAGGAACAGGCAAGTTTTCCTCCAAAGGATCAGGGAAGGAAGAATCAGGGACTGCCATGGAGATCTCAGGCTGGAACACGTCTTTTTCGGCCAGGAGATCTCCATCCTCGACTGCATCGAGTTCAATGAGCGATTTCGTTATATTGACATCGCGGCGGATATCGGATTCCTCGCAATGGATCTCGACTATCGAGGAAGGGGCGATCTCAGCCGGGTTCTCATAGACCGTTATGTGAATCGATTTGGCGACCCGGGGATCTATCGGGTTCTCGATTTCTACAAGTGCTACCGTGCGTATGTGCGGGGAAAAGTCGAGAGTTTCACCCTGGACGATCCCCATGTAGACACCGGCGAGAAGGAGAGGGCCCTGGACAGGGCCCTGGAATACTTCCGCCTGTCCCACCAGT